In Deltaproteobacteria bacterium, one genomic interval encodes:
- the radC gene encoding DNA repair protein RadC: MPQEEEVPHYLGHRKRLKDRFVRSGLESFQDYEVVELILTYAQARKDTKPLAKALLQTFGSLRGILEAPVEELKRYQGLGEHSGLLFKLIKEASDRYLRDRLLEAQDVITSPMDLVNYCQSKMGWLKDEQFRLIYLNTRNQVIEEEVLQEGTVDQTVVYPRKVMERAIRLKATALILVHNHPAGSPYPSPEDRELTRTLMQVARNLQIKVHDHLIIGREGHFSFLENNLI; this comes from the coding sequence ATTCCTCAGGAAGAAGAAGTTCCCCATTATTTAGGTCATCGAAAACGGTTGAAGGACCGCTTTGTCCGGTCCGGATTGGAATCGTTTCAAGATTACGAGGTGGTGGAACTCATCTTGACTTATGCCCAGGCCCGGAAGGATACCAAACCTCTGGCCAAGGCGCTGTTACAGACTTTTGGCTCCCTGAGAGGGATATTAGAAGCCCCTGTTGAAGAACTCAAAAGATATCAAGGGCTTGGAGAGCATAGCGGCTTACTTTTTAAACTGATTAAAGAAGCCTCGGACCGTTATCTCCGCGATCGCTTGCTTGAGGCTCAGGATGTGATCACCTCTCCAATGGATCTGGTTAATTATTGCCAGTCTAAAATGGGCTGGCTGAAAGACGAACAATTCCGGTTGATCTATCTGAATACCCGGAATCAGGTTATTGAAGAAGAAGTTTTGCAGGAGGGGACGGTGGATCAAACCGTAGTCTATCCCCGGAAGGTCATGGAAAGGGCCATCAGGTTAAAGGCAACCGCTCTGATCCTGGTCCATAACCATCCGGCCGGTTCGCCCTATCCTTCTCCGGAAGATCGGGAGTTGACAAGGACATTGATGCAGGTGGCCAGAAATTTACAGATAAAGGTCCATGACCATTTGATTATCGGACGGGAAGGTCATTTTAGCTTTTTGGAAAATAACCTGATATAA
- a CDS encoding tetratricopeptide repeat protein, producing MSFSTIPDLSTKDLMASRSLFSRIFHDLFPFQSINFYFPEHPQSALSWKEGGKLEEFVEVRWVTEYEMHYDPVRKRLFWPLAFHGKSIGFLVFFGFSQLPDDRERHLLERLSSLALDMAALKKQVQLDPVTGLYHEWAFRKLLIRIIKDWSKKGGELKPEKLSLAGGQPSQTMILGFLSLHSKQNKTGTFSTFLETDSQIWLKDLPGCFPAGTILAAIHHQPLIIGFVIPSLEEGDGPSSIPFRISSEIDQKWIYQVGWAGLDHRDQETFQGNPSKYSLMTTWWDKAWTALELAKNWGENFVLGYDEILYQAGKVLDLLPSHRIVINLGQKAGVSPFMRFSIPEEDNPDQEKGLAIPLEIQEDLCIAEIVYLRESGKPILKNDRVRLVSPLSQKMGATKGEILLSNGPLRSFQMFQLKFREALKSTEKFSLLIGRLDDYTDRLKLWGENSLLEIQKEMNLNLEENLPANGVIGPYGRDGFILFVPEMDQEEAGLWARKVSEHLKQTLNLSLSFVLADYPCVPFHKGEILDNTIKTLDHLAFLGPGSIVVFDSVTLNISGDKLYNHGEVQGAVREYEKALILDQNNINALNSLGVCYANLGQLHQAVESFHRVLALSPEDFMASFNLGFSYARLGEGGKALQTWETLAQKNGAPFDLAYHLGRLYRDQKDLHRALNWFKKAEETPDKKGFIYRVLGECEESLGKQKEATAYYKKALKIHPQDAFSLSHLGALYLGQGESIKVALSLCQQATRIEPDKGLYWLNLGKALLMNGFPKRAVNALNQALSRGDEIKEVYRLLGLALQTLGKEKESQDCFLEALKRDPHDEEIKSYLKEEKS from the coding sequence ATGTCTTTTTCAACCATTCCCGACCTTTCCACAAAAGATTTGATGGCCTCCCGCTCTCTATTTTCGAGGATCTTCCATGATCTTTTCCCTTTCCAGTCTATCAATTTTTATTTTCCCGAACACCCTCAGTCGGCTTTGAGTTGGAAGGAAGGGGGAAAACTGGAAGAGTTTGTGGAAGTACGGTGGGTTACTGAATATGAAATGCATTATGATCCGGTGCGGAAAAGGCTTTTTTGGCCCTTGGCCTTTCACGGCAAATCCATAGGATTTTTGGTCTTCTTTGGTTTCTCCCAGCTTCCGGATGACCGGGAAAGGCACCTTCTGGAGCGTCTATCCAGCCTGGCCCTCGATATGGCGGCCTTAAAAAAACAGGTTCAGTTGGATCCGGTTACCGGGCTTTATCATGAATGGGCCTTTCGGAAATTATTAATTCGGATAATAAAGGATTGGTCTAAAAAAGGGGGCGAGCTAAAACCGGAAAAATTGAGTCTGGCCGGGGGACAACCTTCCCAGACCATGATCCTCGGCTTCCTTTCCCTTCATTCCAAACAGAACAAGACCGGTACCTTTTCAACCTTCCTGGAAACGGATTCTCAAATCTGGTTAAAAGATCTTCCCGGTTGTTTCCCGGCAGGAACGATCCTGGCCGCCATTCATCATCAGCCCCTGATTATCGGTTTTGTAATCCCTTCTTTGGAAGAGGGGGATGGTCCATCTTCCATACCCTTCCGCATTTCTTCCGAAATCGATCAGAAATGGATCTATCAAGTCGGCTGGGCAGGTCTTGATCATCGAGACCAGGAAACTTTTCAAGGAAACCCTTCAAAGTATTCCTTAATGACCACCTGGTGGGACAAGGCCTGGACGGCCCTGGAACTTGCTAAAAATTGGGGAGAAAATTTTGTCCTGGGCTATGATGAAATACTTTATCAGGCCGGGAAGGTGTTGGATCTCCTCCCCAGCCATCGGATAGTCATCAATCTGGGGCAAAAAGCCGGGGTCAGTCCCTTTATGCGTTTTTCAATTCCGGAAGAGGACAACCCGGATCAGGAGAAAGGGTTGGCCATTCCACTCGAGATCCAGGAAGATCTCTGTATTGCCGAGATCGTCTATCTTAGGGAATCGGGAAAACCCATCCTGAAAAATGATCGGGTACGACTGGTTTCCCCTTTAAGTCAAAAGATGGGAGCGACCAAAGGGGAGATCCTTTTGTCCAATGGTCCTCTTCGTTCTTTTCAAATGTTCCAACTGAAGTTTCGGGAAGCCTTAAAAAGCACCGAAAAATTTTCTCTCCTCATCGGACGGCTGGATGATTATACCGACCGCCTCAAGCTCTGGGGCGAAAACAGTCTCCTGGAAATCCAAAAAGAAATGAACCTTAACCTTGAGGAGAATCTCCCGGCCAACGGGGTAATCGGTCCCTACGGCCGCGACGGGTTCATTCTTTTTGTCCCGGAAATGGATCAGGAAGAGGCCGGATTGTGGGCCAGGAAGGTAAGCGAACACTTGAAACAAACGCTCAATCTTTCCCTTTCCTTTGTCCTGGCCGATTACCCCTGCGTCCCTTTCCATAAAGGGGAGATCCTGGATAATACCATCAAGACCCTGGATCATCTGGCCTTCCTGGGGCCTGGTTCCATTGTCGTCTTTGATTCCGTCACCCTTAACATCAGCGGGGACAAACTCTATAACCATGGAGAGGTCCAGGGGGCCGTCCGGGAATATGAAAAGGCCTTGATTTTGGACCAGAACAACATCAATGCCTTAAACAGCCTGGGGGTTTGTTATGCCAATCTGGGCCAACTTCATCAGGCCGTTGAATCCTTCCACCGGGTCCTGGCCCTTTCTCCGGAAGATTTTATGGCTTCCTTTAATCTCGGATTTTCCTATGCCCGGTTGGGTGAGGGGGGAAAAGCCCTCCAGACCTGGGAAACCCTGGCCCAAAAAAATGGGGCACCCTTTGATTTGGCCTATCATCTGGGCCGGCTTTACCGGGACCAAAAGGATTTGCACCGGGCACTGAACTGGTTTAAAAAGGCCGAAGAGACTCCGGATAAGAAAGGGTTTATTTATCGGGTTCTGGGGGAGTGCGAAGAATCCCTGGGGAAACAGAAGGAGGCTACGGCCTATTATAAAAAAGCCTTGAAAATTCATCCCCAGGACGCCTTTTCCTTGAGCCATCTGGGGGCCCTTTACCTTGGTCAGGGGGAAAGCATCAAGGTGGCTTTGTCTCTTTGCCAACAGGCCACCCGAATCGAGCCGGACAAAGGCCTTTATTGGTTGAACCTGGGCAAGGCCCTGTTGATGAATGGGTTCCCAAAAAGGGCGGTAAATGCCTTGAACCAGGCCTTGTCCCGCGGGGATGAGATCAAAGAGGTTTACCGGCTTTTGGGTCTGGCCTTACAAACCCTCGGGAAAGAAAAAGAATCCCAGGACTGTTTTTTGGAGGCCCTCAAAAGGGATCCCCATGATGAAGAAATCAAAAGCTATCTGAAGGAAGAAAAGAGTTAA
- a CDS encoding HAD hydrolase family protein: MIEIDIPGFGPVRLAHLVSDFTGTLSVDGRLLPGVKDALNQLARLLTIHILTADTFGRAKEELAGVPCLIHILTGPNHDVQKEDYLKKLGPESVVAFGNGNNDRRMLKSARVGIAVSEGEGCAVDAILAADIHVRSALDGLTLLLNPLRCKATLRF, translated from the coding sequence ATGATTGAGATCGATATCCCGGGTTTCGGCCCGGTGCGGTTGGCCCATCTGGTATCGGACTTTACCGGGACCCTTTCCGTGGACGGCAGGCTACTTCCCGGCGTCAAGGACGCCTTAAACCAACTGGCCCGATTGTTGACGATTCATATCCTGACGGCCGACACCTTCGGGAGGGCCAAAGAGGAACTGGCCGGGGTTCCATGCCTGATCCATATCCTGACCGGCCCGAATCACGATGTGCAAAAAGAGGACTACCTAAAAAAGCTCGGCCCGGAATCGGTCGTCGCCTTTGGAAACGGGAACAACGACCGTCGGATGCTGAAATCAGCCAGGGTGGGGATTGCCGTTTCCGAAGGGGAAGGGTGCGCCGTCGATGCCATCCTGGCCGCCGATATCCATGTCCGCAGTGCCCTGGACGGCCTGACCCTGTTGCTCAACCCCTTGAGGTGCAAGGCCACTTTGAGATTTTAA
- a CDS encoding SAM-dependent DNA methyltransferase, which produces MADNNELERTLWAAADKLRNNMDAAQYKHVVLGLIFLKYISDAFNDLHEKLKEGKGEFEGADPEDRDEYLAHNIFFVPEKARWQFLQDRAKQPGIGKLVDEAMEAIEKINPPLKGVLPQIFADPDLSKQRLGELIDLIATIGFNQDGHQSQDLLGRVYEYFLGQFADAEGKKGGQFWTPQSIVKLLVEMLEPYKGRVYDGCCGSGGMFVQSEKFVLSHQGNIKDISIYGQESNPIAQGAKLEKIITEFEICQTVASLL; this is translated from the coding sequence ATGGCAGATAACAACGAATTGGAAAGAACGCTCTGGGCGGCGGCGGATAAGCTGCGCAATAATATGGATGCGGCGCAGTATAAGCACGTCGTTTTAGGGTTGATCTTTCTCAAATACATCTCCGATGCCTTCAACGACCTGCATGAGAAACTGAAAGAAGGAAAGGGGGAGTTCGAAGGGGCAGACCCGGAGGATCGGGACGAATACCTGGCCCACAATATCTTCTTTGTGCCCGAGAAAGCCCGCTGGCAATTCCTTCAAGACCGGGCCAAGCAGCCGGGGATTGGCAAGCTCGTTGACGAGGCCATGGAGGCCATCGAGAAAATCAATCCTCCACTCAAAGGGGTTCTGCCCCAAATTTTTGCCGATCCCGATTTGAGTAAGCAGCGTCTTGGTGAGTTGATCGACCTCATCGCAACAATCGGATTTAATCAGGATGGCCACCAATCACAGGATTTACTTGGGCGGGTGTATGAATACTTCCTCGGCCAGTTTGCCGACGCCGAAGGCAAGAAAGGAGGGCAGTTCTGGACTCCGCAAAGTATAGTCAAACTTCTGGTCGAAATGCTGGAGCCTTACAAGGGACGCGTTTATGACGGCTGTTGCGGCTCGGGCGGCATGTTCGTCCAGAGCGAGAAGTTTGTCCTCAGCCATCAGGGCAACATCAAGGATATTTCGATTTATGGGCAGGAGTCGAACCCCATCGCCCAAGGGGCGAAGCTGGAAAAGATCATTACGGAATTTGAAATATGTCAGACAGTGGCATCTCTTCTATAG
- a CDS encoding putative DNA binding domain-containing protein gives MKQPGKPPFKKKTDLDRIKLFIREGEGLTLEFKEKFTPRIDEDLVAFANTKGGTLLLGVRDNGSISGERLSNDLKARINSLARNCQPPIAIEMTQTDNVVAIEVPEGSEKPYSCRAGYFRRLNGTTQKMSHQEIRIMFRENETVPFEERTVRGFSFEDISKAKIRSFIKEADIHLGNISAADFLRSLKVADESGVKNAGILFFAKDVYDHLHQAQMTLLAFKGTDRLHIYDRSDVRDDLLTQLNEAVAFLKKHLNIRSEIRGFDREDIYEIPLDVLREALVNALMHRDYSITGTQVSVEVYDDRVEIVNPGSLPEGLSIQDLGKVSVRRNEIIADLFFRLHKVERIGMGIQKMKDAMAAAGLREPTFVPNAFFRAIFYRSPEFALKEKERGRPPELVEGLVEGLAENQKKILILIARNPRVSKKAMAQSLGISTTAIDKNLTTLKQKGFIRRVGPDKGGYWEVVP, from the coding sequence ATGAAACAGCCCGGGAAGCCCCCTTTTAAAAAGAAAACGGACCTTGACAGGATAAAGCTTTTTATTCGTGAAGGGGAGGGGCTTACTTTAGAGTTCAAGGAAAAATTCACCCCTCGGATAGATGAAGACCTGGTAGCCTTTGCCAACACCAAGGGCGGTACCTTGCTACTCGGAGTCCGGGATAACGGCTCCATTTCCGGGGAACGCCTGTCCAACGACCTGAAGGCACGGATCAACAGCCTGGCCAGGAACTGCCAGCCCCCCATTGCCATTGAGATGACTCAAACAGATAATGTAGTGGCTATTGAGGTGCCGGAAGGATCTGAAAAGCCCTATAGCTGCCGGGCCGGATATTTCAGGCGGCTTAACGGGACCACCCAGAAGATGAGTCACCAGGAAATTCGGATCATGTTCCGGGAAAATGAAACGGTTCCTTTTGAGGAAAGGACGGTCAGAGGGTTCTCTTTTGAGGATATTTCCAAGGCCAAGATTCGTTCTTTCATAAAAGAGGCCGATATCCATCTCGGCAATATCTCTGCCGCCGATTTCCTCCGCAGCCTGAAAGTAGCCGATGAATCCGGTGTCAAAAACGCGGGTATTCTCTTCTTTGCCAAGGATGTTTATGACCACCTGCATCAGGCCCAAATGACACTTCTGGCCTTTAAGGGGACTGACCGGCTCCACATATACGACCGTAGCGATGTAAGGGACGATTTGCTAACCCAACTCAATGAGGCCGTTGCGTTTTTAAAAAAACATCTAAACATCCGAAGTGAAATCCGGGGATTCGATCGGGAGGACATTTACGAGATACCCCTCGATGTCTTACGAGAGGCATTGGTGAATGCCCTTATGCACCGCGACTACAGCATCACCGGTACGCAGGTCAGTGTCGAGGTCTATGATGACCGGGTGGAGATCGTGAACCCAGGCAGTCTACCTGAAGGTCTTTCAATTCAGGACCTTGGCAAAGTTTCGGTGCGGCGAAATGAAATAATTGCTGATCTGTTCTTCCGTTTGCACAAGGTCGAGCGTATTGGCATGGGAATCCAGAAAATGAAGGATGCCATGGCAGCGGCGGGACTTCGCGAACCGACCTTCGTACCGAACGCCTTCTTCCGGGCCATTTTCTATCGCTCGCCGGAATTTGCCCTGAAAGAAAAAGAGAGGGGTAGGCCTCCAGAGTTGGTGGAAGGGTTGGTGGAAGGGTTGGCGGAAAATCAGAAAAAAATCCTGATACTGATAGCTCGTAACCCTCGGGTATCAAAAAAGGCAATGGCCCAATCACTGGGCATAAGCACAACCGCCATAGACAAAAACCTAACGACATTGAAACAAAAAGGCTTTATTCGCCGTGTCGGTCCGGATAAAGGTGGATATTGGGAGGTGGTCCCTTGA
- a CDS encoding HEPN domain-containing protein yields MDLEELLREGRIRKEKISFQEIKRALARAERDLKTARKIMAEDWDWGFAVTYNAVLQASRAYMFAKGYRPSHGEGHKNTFTFMKIVMGEEYEDLISYFDRMRNKRNQAIYDVAGLITETEAKNLFAKATEFVKLIFIAVNFETSNPKG; encoded by the coding sequence ATGGATCTTGAGGAACTCCTTAGAGAAGGACGCATCCGTAAGGAGAAAATATCCTTTCAAGAAATTAAAAGGGCTTTGGCCAGGGCAGAGAGGGATTTGAAAACAGCACGAAAAATAATGGCCGAGGATTGGGATTGGGGTTTTGCGGTAACCTATAATGCCGTCCTCCAGGCCTCCCGGGCTTACATGTTTGCTAAGGGCTATCGTCCATCTCACGGGGAAGGTCATAAGAATACCTTTACCTTCATGAAAATCGTCATGGGGGAGGAGTACGAGGATTTGATCTCCTATTTTGACCGCATGCGCAACAAACGAAATCAAGCTATTTATGATGTGGCCGGATTAATTACCGAAACGGAAGCCAAAAACCTTTTTGCCAAGGCGACTGAATTTGTAAAATTGATTTTTATAGCCGTCAACTTTGAAACTTCCAACCCGAAAGGCTAG
- a CDS encoding nucleotidyltransferase domain-containing protein — protein sequence MSTKQFSDILSVALFGKTKRAVLALFFANPEESFYLRQIARITAAGQGSVQRELKKLTEAGIIERFELGNQVYFKAKRSCPIFPELKGLILKTAGLAEVLRSALSSVSDRIDLAFVFGSQARAEAKATSDIDLFIVGNVDELELHRFISQAEGQLNRPINYTFLTPQEFKKRQKEKGGFLSRVLAGEKIFIIGDSHGS from the coding sequence ATGAGTACAAAACAATTTTCCGATATCCTTTCAGTGGCTCTTTTTGGAAAGACCAAACGGGCAGTGCTGGCTTTGTTTTTTGCAAACCCGGAGGAATCCTTTTATCTACGACAGATTGCCAGGATAACCGCTGCCGGGCAAGGATCGGTTCAGCGGGAATTAAAAAAGCTGACCGAAGCAGGCATCATCGAGCGCTTCGAGCTGGGCAATCAGGTCTATTTCAAGGCCAAACGTAGTTGCCCCATTTTCCCTGAGTTAAAAGGACTGATATTGAAAACAGCCGGGCTGGCAGAGGTACTTCGGTCCGCTTTATCATCGGTGTCTGACAGGATCGACCTGGCCTTCGTCTTTGGCAGTCAAGCCCGGGCGGAGGCCAAAGCTACCAGCGACATAGATTTATTTATTGTCGGGAATGTTGATGAGCTTGAACTGCACCGGTTTATCAGTCAAGCCGAGGGGCAACTGAACCGCCCCATCAATTATACCTTTCTGACCCCTCAAGAGTTTAAAAAGCGACAGAAGGAAAAAGGAGGGTTCCTCTCACGCGTTTTGGCCGGGGAGAAAATTTTTATTATAGGGGACAGCCATGGATCTTGA
- a CDS encoding DUF89 family protein, producing the protein MLIKPDCIPCILKMAVSAIRKLTDDEAVLKELTIKILQIPALRGIDWDLTSAGAVEPVMDIIVETFNTPDPFQAIKEEQNKKGLELYPHLKRLVQESSDPLFTAVQLAIQGNGIDLMISDRSIDVEKALGQELQQPIDEKSFLTFRDKLNKARLLLYLGDNSGEIVFDKVLIETIRTLYDLEVFFVVRSVPALNDVTIREAQSVGMDRLAKIIENGLKAPVPGTILSRCSSEFRELFENSDLIISKGGGNFDSLEEEKDHAKDITFLLLSKCLPYSRYFQTGMYQPILANRF; encoded by the coding sequence TTGTTAATCAAACCGGATTGCATCCCCTGTATTTTAAAGATGGCCGTCTCGGCCATCAGGAAATTGACCGATGATGAGGCGGTCCTTAAAGAACTGACGATTAAAATACTCCAAATTCCTGCCTTGCGGGGCATTGACTGGGATCTCACCAGCGCGGGAGCCGTTGAACCGGTCATGGATATAATCGTGGAGACCTTCAATACACCTGATCCGTTCCAGGCCATAAAGGAAGAACAAAACAAAAAGGGGTTGGAACTCTATCCCCATTTAAAGCGATTGGTTCAGGAATCATCCGATCCCCTTTTCACCGCCGTTCAATTGGCCATCCAGGGAAATGGTATCGACCTGATGATCTCCGATCGTTCAATAGATGTTGAAAAGGCCCTCGGCCAGGAGTTGCAACAGCCGATAGACGAAAAATCCTTCCTGACCTTCCGGGATAAATTAAATAAAGCCCGCCTATTACTCTACTTAGGGGATAATTCAGGAGAAATCGTCTTTGATAAGGTCCTGATAGAGACCATCAGGACCTTATACGATCTTGAAGTCTTCTTCGTGGTCCGGAGTGTGCCGGCTTTAAACGACGTCACTATCCGAGAGGCCCAAAGTGTGGGAATGGACCGCCTGGCCAAAATTATAGAAAACGGACTGAAAGCCCCTGTGCCGGGGACCATCTTGTCCCGATGTTCCTCGGAGTTCAGAGAGTTGTTCGAGAATTCCGATTTAATCATCTCCAAAGGAGGCGGAAATTTTGATTCCCTGGAAGAAGAAAAGGATCACGCCAAAGATATAACCTTTCTCCTCCTGTCTAAATGCCTTCCCTATAGTCGCTATTTCCAGACCGGGATGTACCAACCGATCTTGGCCAATAGATTTTAA
- a CDS encoding PAS domain S-box protein, translated as MKAFKIIDEKVLNNIVQGINAAVILHDRELKVIFINDPFEEIFEIKKENALGKTPLEFLPDFDQRHKEAIVKRLKSTLQTGVKSLTHEFTYYSPRGNLHYLSAISIPIFDHSNHITYVMSIVNDLTNQKKLEKEVVESAKLSSIADMSYTLAHEINNPLTGIKLGLSTLYGSLQKKENIQILDSVMKDLNRIQKTVSSFLKAKKTEYRIRKKNQRIIGEIIEEVLFHLGGQLESKNITVEKKLCTQDQDVFIDRDRIYQLLLNLFLNASQAIPDKGEIIVSTRIDSPEETLSSQKSFLCITLADTGIGINQKHLPEIFKPFYSLKPGGTGLGLSICKEIVSAHKGIIKVESQRGSGTIFTIYLPIIDQEGSEQWN; from the coding sequence ATGAAAGCCTTTAAAATCATAGATGAAAAAGTTTTAAATAATATTGTTCAAGGGATTAATGCGGCGGTCATTCTGCATGATCGGGAGCTTAAAGTCATTTTCATTAATGATCCCTTTGAAGAAATTTTTGAAATCAAAAAGGAAAATGCCTTAGGGAAAACACCCCTTGAATTTTTACCGGATTTCGACCAGAGGCATAAAGAGGCCATTGTAAAGCGATTAAAAAGTACCTTGCAAACCGGGGTAAAGAGCCTGACCCATGAATTTACCTATTATTCACCCCGTGGCAACCTGCACTATCTTTCAGCCATCTCTATTCCTATTTTCGACCACTCCAATCACATCACCTACGTCATGTCCATTGTTAATGACCTGACCAATCAAAAAAAATTGGAAAAGGAGGTGGTTGAATCCGCCAAACTATCTTCCATTGCCGATATGTCCTATACCTTAGCCCATGAAATCAACAACCCTTTGACCGGTATTAAATTGGGCCTTTCCACGCTATATGGAAGTCTTCAGAAAAAAGAAAATATTCAGATTTTGGACAGTGTCATGAAAGATCTAAACCGTATTCAAAAAACGGTCAGCTCTTTCTTGAAAGCCAAAAAAACCGAATATCGAATTAGAAAAAAAAATCAGCGGATTATAGGAGAAATTATTGAAGAAGTCCTCTTTCATTTGGGAGGTCAGTTAGAGTCGAAGAACATCACCGTGGAAAAAAAATTATGTACTCAAGACCAGGATGTTTTTATCGACCGGGATCGGATTTATCAATTATTGCTCAACCTGTTTTTAAATGCCTCTCAAGCCATTCCGGACAAGGGAGAGATCATCGTTTCCACCCGAATAGATTCACCGGAAGAAACTCTTTCGAGCCAAAAATCCTTTTTGTGTATTACGCTGGCCGATACCGGGATCGGGATAAACCAGAAGCATCTGCCGGAGATCTTTAAACCCTTTTACAGCTTAAAACCAGGAGGTACGGGATTAGGGTTGTCCATTTGTAAGGAGATCGTCTCGGCCCACAAAGGAATCATTAAAGTAGAGAGCCAAAGGGGATCAGGAACCATATTTACGATTTATTTACCTATTATTGACCAGGAAGGATCGGAGCAGTGGAATTAG
- a CDS encoding sigma-54-dependent Fis family transcriptional regulator, which yields MELARSILIVDDEENIRKYLGNSLAQDGFEVYSAQYGKEGLTHLTRKHIDLVLLDLNLPDINGLEVLKEIKKMDVQTNVIIITAYGDISSAVEAIKLGAFDYLTKPFDYNEIKIVIEKALKLISLENRIEVLERQIDRYQYGELITRSRKFYDVLDLVNRIADTTSTVMIYGETGTGKELVAAMIHKKSQRAKMSFITVDCTALPENLLESELFGHEKGSFTGAIGLKRGLFEVAHKGTLFLDEIGDMELKLQAKILRVLESKRFRRVGGEKYLETDVRIIAATNRDLKTLVEKEQFRRDLFYRLNVVPIYLPPLRESKEDIFPLIDYFLQIFNKKIGRKISQVSNEALKYLIDYPWPGNIRELKNVMEHMIITSNTEIINLEALPAEIRGLGQGVVMPAYQGIPAESQKLPDFRKTKKELIEAFEKDYLNKLLGKTDWNISKSAREIHMHRSSFQRLLRKYKLSQNPFLKDS from the coding sequence GTGGAATTAGCCAGAAGTATTTTAATTGTCGATGATGAGGAGAATATCAGAAAATATCTTGGCAATTCCTTGGCTCAAGACGGCTTCGAAGTCTATTCGGCCCAATACGGCAAAGAGGGCTTGACTCATTTAACCCGGAAACACATTGATCTGGTACTCCTCGATTTGAATCTCCCGGATATCAATGGTCTCGAGGTGTTGAAAGAAATAAAAAAAATGGATGTCCAGACCAATGTGATTATTATCACCGCCTACGGGGATATCAGCAGCGCAGTGGAAGCCATTAAATTGGGGGCCTTTGATTATCTTACCAAACCCTTTGATTATAATGAGATAAAAATCGTTATTGAAAAGGCCCTGAAATTGATCTCCTTAGAAAATCGGATCGAGGTTTTGGAACGGCAGATCGATCGCTACCAGTATGGGGAGCTTATTACCAGGAGCCGAAAATTTTATGATGTCCTGGATTTAGTCAATCGTATAGCCGACACCACCAGCACGGTAATGATTTATGGCGAGACCGGAACGGGGAAAGAATTGGTGGCCGCCATGATTCATAAAAAAAGCCAAAGGGCTAAGATGTCTTTCATTACCGTCGATTGCACCGCCCTTCCTGAAAATTTGTTGGAGAGTGAGCTCTTTGGTCATGAAAAAGGCTCTTTTACCGGTGCCATTGGATTGAAGAGGGGGTTATTTGAGGTCGCTCACAAAGGGACCCTCTTCCTGGATGAAATCGGGGATATGGAGTTGAAACTCCAGGCTAAAATTTTAAGGGTTCTGGAAAGTAAGCGCTTTCGACGGGTGGGCGGAGAAAAATATCTGGAAACGGATGTCAGGATCATCGCCGCCACCAACCGGGACTTAAAAACCTTAGTCGAAAAAGAGCAATTCAGAAGAGACCTCTTTTATCGCCTGAATGTCGTTCCGATTTACTTGCCTCCTTTACGGGAAAGTAAAGAGGATATCTTCCCCCTGATCGACTATTTCCTTCAAATTTTTAATAAAAAAATCGGCCGCAAAATATCCCAGGTGTCCAATGAAGCCTTAAAATACCTGATCGATTATCCCTGGCCGGGTAATATTCGGGAATTGAAAAATGTCATGGAACATATGATCATTACGAGCAATACCGAGATTATTAACCTGGAAGCCCTTCCGGCCGAAATCCGAGGCCTGGGCCAGGGCGTGGTTATGCCTGCTTATCAGGGAATACCGGCCGAATCCCAAAAACTCCCTGATTTCCGTAAAACCAAAAAAGAGCTGATCGAGGCCTTCGAAAAGGATTATCTCAATAAATTATTGGGAAAGACCGATTGGAATATTTCGAAAAGCGCCAGAGAAATCCATATGCATCGAAGCAGTTTTCAACGGCTGCTAAGAAAGTACAAACTCTCCCAGAATCCCTTTCTAAAGGACTCCTAA